In Zalophus californianus isolate mZalCal1 chromosome 17, mZalCal1.pri.v2, whole genome shotgun sequence, one DNA window encodes the following:
- the ZNF135 gene encoding zinc finger protein 135 has protein sequence MTAGLLAAGAPEQVTFEDVVVDFTQEEWGQLEPAQRTLYRDVMLETFRLLVSVDLETQPKTRLSAPKQDITEKIASSVLVERFLWDSLWYPEGDDAEGHWGQSHESRDSHVVRVAFTPVKTPMQQQQQQQQGNGFGENLILNPSLPPQPLTPERQGLHMLGTRGKRGKPDPEFSAQQKADAKEKPYKCQACGKAFSHSSALIEHHRTHTGERPYECHECGKGFRNSSALTKHQRIHTGEKPYECTQCGKTFNQIAPLIQHQRTHTGEKPYECGECGKAFSFRSSFSQHERTHTGEKPYECGECGKAFRQSIHLSQHLRIHTGEKPYGCRECGKAFSHSSSLTKHLRIHTGEKPYGCRECGKAFAQITPLTQHQRTHTGEKPYECRECGKAFSQSTLLTEHRRTHTGEKPYGCRECGKTFSHSSSLSQHERTHTGEKPYECRQCGKAFRQSTHLTQHRRTHTGEKPYECGDCGKAFSHSSSLTKHQRIHTGEKPYECNACGRAFSQLAPLIQHQRTHTGEKPYECNACGRAFSQSSLLVEHQRIHTKEKPYGCNECGKSFSHSSSLSQHERTHTGEKPYECQDCGKSFRQSTHLTQHRRIHTGEKPYECRDCGKAFTHSSSLTKHQRTHTG, from the exons atGACTGCTGGGCTCCTCGCTGCCGGGGCGCCG GAGCAAGTGACCTTTGAGGACGTGGTTGTGGACTTcacccaggaggagtgggggcagCTAGAGCCTGCCCAGAGGACCCTGTACCGCGATGTGATGCTGGAGACCTTCAGGCTCCTGGTCTCTGTGG aTTTGGAAACTCAACCCAAAACCAGACTGTCAGCTCCAAAGCAAGACATCACTGAAAAAATAGCTAGCAGTGTCCTAGTGGAAAGGTTCCTGTGGGATAGTCTGTGGTACCCTGAGGGTGACGATGCCGAGGGCCACTGGGGACAGAGTCATGAGAGCCGAGACAGCCATGTGGTGCGAGTAGCCTTCACGCCTGTGAAGACACCcatgcagcagcagcagcagcagcagcaggggaaTGGGTTCGGGGAAAACTTGATTCTGAACCCCAGTCTCCCACCTCAGCCACTGACGCCTGAAAGACAAGGCCTCCACATGCTGGGGACACGCGGGAAGAGGGGCAAGCCAGACCCAGAGTTCAGTGCTCAACAGAAAGCAGATGCAAAGGAGAAGCCCTACAAATGTCAGGCATGTGGAAAGGCCTTTAGTCACAGCTCGGCACTTATTGAGCACCACCGAACGCACACAGGAGAGAGACCTTATGAGTGTCACGAATGCGGAAAAGGCTTCCGAAACAGCTCAGCACTTACCAAACACCAGAGAATCCACACCGGTGAGAAACCTTACGAGTGCACTCAGTGTGGGAAAACCTTCAACCAGATCGCCCCACTGATCCAGCACCAGAGGACTCACACCGGGGAGAAGCCGTACGAGTGCGGCGAGTGCGGCAAGGCCTTCAGCTTCAGGTCCTCCTTCAGCCAGCACGAGCGGACTCACACCGGGGAGAAGCCGTACGAGTGCGGCGAGTGCGGCAAGGCCTTCCGGCAGAGCATCCACCTCAGCCAGCACCTGCGGATCCACACGGGGGAGAAGCCGTACGGCTGCCGCGAGTGCGGCAAGGCCTTCAGCCACAGCTCCTCCTTGACCAAGCACCTGCGGATCCACACGGGGGAGAAGCCGTACGGGTGCCGCGAGTGCGGCAAGGCCTTCGCGCAGATCACACCGCTGACTCAGCACCAGCGGACCCACACGGGGGAGAAGCCGTACGAGTGCCGCGAGTGCGGGAAGGCCTTCAGCCAGAGCACGCTCCTGACTGAGCACCGGAGGACCCACACCGGGGAGAAGCCGTACGGGTGCCGCGAGTGCGGGAAGACCTTCAGCCACAGCTCGTCACTCAGCCAGCACGAGCGGACCCACACGGGGGAGAAGCCGTACGAGTGCAGGCAGTGCGGGAAGGCCTTCCGGCAGAGCACGCACCTCACTCAGCACCGGAGGACCCACACGGGGGAGAAGCCGTACGAGTGTGGCGACTGCGGCAAGGCCTTCAGCCACAGCTCGTCCCTCACCAAACACCAGCGAATCCACACGGGGGAGAAGCCGTACGAGTGCAACGCGTGTGGCAGAGCCTTCAGCCAGCTCGCCCCCCTCATTCAACACCAGAGGACCCACACGGGAGAAAAGCCCTATGAGTGCAACGCCTGTGGCAGAGCCTTCAGCCAGAGCTCCCTTCTCGTAGAACACCAGAGGATTCACACCAAGGAAAAGCCCTACGGGTGCAACGAGTGTGGGAAATCCTTCAGCCACAGCTCATCGCTCAGCCAGCACGAGCGGACACACACGGGGGAGAAGCCGTACGAGTGTCAGGATTGCGGGAAATCCTTCCGGCAGAGCACGCACCTCACTCAGCACCGGAGGATCCACACGGGAGAGAAGCCCTACGAGTGCAGGGACTGTGGGAAGGCCTTCACACACAGCTCGTCCCTTACCAAGCACCAGAGAACTCATACTGGGTAG